The DNA window AATGTAAGCGCCACCAGCAACGAGCAGGCCAGGGCGAAAACCACAACCAGCGCGAGCGACTGAAAGAGAGAGGCTGTCGTGGTGCGAGCGAAGACGAGCGGAAGAAAAATCACGGAGGTCGTGATCGTCGAGGCCAGAATGGCTCCCGCCACCTCGCGGGTGCCCATGGAGGCAGCCTCGCGCAAGGATCGGCCGTTTTCCTCTCGCTGTCGAATGATGTTCTCCAGAACCACAATTGCATTGTCGACGATCAGGCCCACCCCCAGGGCCAGCCCCCCGAATGTCATCTGGTTCAACGTGAGGTCGTTGAAGAACAGCAGGGCGAACGTCGCGATGATCGAGATGGGAATCGACAGCGCGATGATGAACGTCGTCGATCCGTTCCGGAGGAACAGGTACAGCACCAGAATGGCCAGGAGAGAGCCCCAGATGGCCGAGCTCTGGACGTTGTTGATCGACTTCCGGATAAAGTCGCTCTGATCGCTGACGACGGTTAGATTCAAGTCAGAACGCGTTTGATTGACGCGCTTCACTTCTTCTCGAACTCGGTTCGCAACGCTTACGGTGTTAGCCCCGCTCCGCTTCTGGATGTCGAGACGGAGCACCGGAATCCCATTTAGTTCCGCGATCCGGCCGAGGTCCTCGTATCCGTCAATGACTTCGGCCACGTCCTGCACCCGCACAGGTGTTCCGTTGGCCGTGGTGACGACGGTGTTGCGGATCTCATCCAGCGACTCGTACTCCCCCTGTGTACGGACGTAGAGGTCCTTCAGGCCCTCCTTCACGTTGCCCCCCGGAAGCGCCACGTTGGACGAGGAGATGGACTGCTGCACCTGCGCGGCCGACAGGTCGTAGCTCATGAGCCGCTCCCGATTGAGGTTGACCTGAACTTGCCGGTAGATCCCGCCCTGCACGTTGATCGTACCGACCCCGGGAATCTGCTCGAATTGCTTGCTCAGGTTGCGCTCCATCAACCGGGTTAAGGAGGGCAGATCGCGGCGCGACTCCACGGAGATGGAGACAATCTCCTGGCTATTGGGGTCAAACTTCCGGATGCTGGGCGGTTCGGCCTCCACCGGCAAGTCATCCCGAATGCGGTCGAGGGCGGCCCGGACGTCGTTGGCGGCAGCGTTGAGGTCGGTCCCCTGCCCAAACTCCATGTTCACGCGGCTCGACCCCTCAGAGGACTGAGAGGTGATCCGCTCGACGTTTGACACGCTCGAGACGGCGTTTGCGACCGGGTCGGTGATGATCTGCTCCATTTCCTCGGGCCCCACGTTCGGGTAACTGGTCGTGACCGACACTTGGGGATACTCGATCTCGGGAAGCAGGTCTACCGGGAGATAGTAGAAACTCACGGCGCCCACAACAATGACGACGAGGAACGACATCGTCGTCGCAACGGGACGCCGGATTGAGGTATCGTAGAGAGCCATGGGAGAAGAAAGGAGAGATAGAAAGAAACTTGCGGGAGAGGAGAACGATCAGCTCCCGGTAGACGACTGAGCAGAGTCACTGGAGGTCGAGTCCTCGCCCCCAAAGCGCTGCTCCGCGATGCGCTGCTGGCGCTCGAGCACGTCGTAGAGCAGGTCTGTGTCCTGGAGTCGCTGCAGCGCCATCAGCCGCGACCAAGACATCGGACGCACGCGGGCATCCACCCGTCCCTGCCCGGCGGCGCTGATCTGGTTTTTGCCTACGGTCACGACCCAGTCACCAGGCTCGACACCTCGAATTCCAGCGGTCTGCTGGCCTTCCGCGACCACCTCAACCTTGCGGAAGGTGGTGGGGGTCGGTGGCGTGAGCGGGGGCGGATTGTCGGCGTTGAAGTCCTCGGGCACATCGACAGGGATTTCCGTTCCCAGTGTTGGGGCCACGAAGACGCCGCGGGCATTCGAGCCGGGGTTCTCGTAGAGGGCGCTGAGGGGGACGATCGTGGCCCGTTCGCTCTCCCCGTAGGCCACGTCCACTTCCACGAACATGCCGGGGTTTAGAAGGCGAGGGTCGTTTGAGACTTCGATCACGGCCTCGGCGCTGTAGGACTCCTCACTCAGAAACGGCGACATGCGGGCGACGGGCGCCACAAGAACAGTATCTTGCTGGGGTACGTGAATGCGTGCCGTCTGCCCGGGACGAATGCGCCCAAACATCCGGTCCGTTACCTCCACATTCACCTTCACGGAGTCAAGGTCGCCGATGGTGTAGAGGCGGGTGTCGGGGCCCACCCGCTGGCCCACCTGCACGTTGCGCTGCCCCACATGTCCACTGATGGGGGCGCGCACGACGGTTCGGCGGAGGGTGGTCTCCCGTTCCTGAAGGGTGGACTCGGCCTGTTCCACCTGGGCCTGGGCCTGCTCGTAGGTCGCCT is part of the Salinibacter ruber DSM 13855 genome and encodes:
- a CDS encoding efflux RND transporter periplasmic adaptor subunit — protein: MARLAFVGLTFFLLLSGCGSSSGEGDASRRGQGNSSPPSVEAVQARDGTLPLEERMSGTVRARNQTAIYSELSQPVVAVEAQTGDYVEKGEPLVRLRRVTYEQQVRQAEAALRTAKAEAQGAQANLRGLRSQLKRTERLADQDFESQQQLESLRAQVEQAEATYEQAQAQVEQAESTLQERETTLRRTVVRAPISGHVGQRNVQVGQRVGPDTRLYTIGDLDSVKVNVEVTDRMFGRIRPGQTARIHVPQQDTVLVAPVARMSPFLSEESYSAEAVIEVSNDPRLLNPGMFVEVDVAYGESERATIVPLSALYENPGSNARGVFVAPTLGTEIPVDVPEDFNADNPPPLTPPTPTTFRKVEVVAEGQQTAGIRGVEPGDWVVTVGKNQISAAGQGRVDARVRPMSWSRLMALQRLQDTDLLYDVLERQQRIAEQRFGGEDSTSSDSAQSSTGS